A stretch of DNA from Desulfosarcina ovata subsp. ovata:
CGATCCGTGCCGGTTGCGAAACACCGGGGAAAATTTTTGCGTCGGTGGCTGCCGCCGATACGCCCCCGCAATTTTGGGGAGATACGACCCTGTGGGCCAAGATCAACGGTCTTGCGGACCGTCTGCCCCCGCGCGTGCGGATTGAAGGGCCCGCCGCCCGCTTGCCGCAATGGGAGAGCGAAGTGCCGCTCGATGAATTCAGAATTAGAGAAGAACAAGACTGCCATCCGTCCGTGCCCCCCTGAACATTCCATGGGGATTTGTATCCGTGATCCACAACATGGAAGCGAGACTTAATTTTACCCAGCATCTGCAAAACGGGGATCCGCTCACCCGCCGGACCGTGCAAGTTCCTAAATTCTGACACAGGAGCGAACGCGTTGAGACCTGCACCAACAGAATTCCTCAGCAGGATCTTGAGGGAAAAAGTCTTCCAAAACAGCCCCAACCCAGGCGATGCGCTGGCCGAACTATCGCGTATGTTTGTCCAAAAGCGCTGCTCCCGGAAAGAGATATTGGTCCATGCCGGTGAAAAATGGTCCCGGATCTATTTCATCCACAAGGGCCTCATACGGCTCTTTTACACCGACCTTAAGGGGCGTGAGTTCAACAAGAGTGTGGGATAGGGACGCCCTTAACATATAAAATTACTTTTTCTAAACCGAATTGATATGAAATTCATATGCCCAGACAATCCCAAATAGATGCCCCCGGCGCCCTTCACCATATAATTGTGCGGGGAATTGAACGGCGGAAAATATTCCTTGATGACCAGGATCGAAACAGCTTTATCGAACGGCTGGGGCACATCGTTGAGCATACGGGAACCATGTGTTACGCATGGGCGCTCATCCCAAACCATCCTCATCTTTTGCTGCGTACCGGCCAGGCGCCAATCGCTACTGTGATGCGCCGTCTTCTGACCGGCCATGCCGTAGGCTTTAACAAACGCCACCGTCGTTCTGGTCACTTGTTTCAGAACCGCTATAAATCGATCTTGTGCCAGGAAGATCCCTGCTTTCTTGAGCTGGTGCGGTACCCAAGGAACGCTTTGAATCTCAACACGCACTCAAGGCCCGAGGAATCGATGTAGACCATTTGGCCCTGCGAGTTGCCGAGTTGCTTGGAATAAACGTCAAGCAAGTGTGGCAGCCAGGAAAAGCGCGCCTTCAGGTGAAGGATGAAATCGATTTTAAAATAGATAAAATACCACCATTTGGAATTTTTCATTTGGTCTTTGACATTCATGGACGCTCTAATTTTGGGAAGAAAAGCAACCCGGAAATCTACATGCGATTGCCCTGCCTCCTCTTGCTAAATACCTTGCCCAATCTTGGATAAATATACTATACAAGCCTGGATGCTGAAATCGGTTTTCAAACCAAGGAGAAAGGGGAAAAATATGCTGAGAAAAAAATTACTTATTATCTGCGGTATCCTGATGCTGGTATTTTGTGGCCAGGCCTTTGGCGCCGGCAAACTGGTCAACGGTATTGACGCCAACTTTCCGCCGTTCGCCTTCATCGACAAGACCGGCCAGCCAAGCGGCTTCGATGTCGAGGCCATGGACTGGGTGGCAAAAGAGATCGGCATGGAGGTTTCCCACCAGCCCATCGAGTGGGACGGCATCATCACCAGCCTGCTGACCAAGAAAATCGATATCATCGCCTCCGGCATGAGTATAACCGAAGAACGGGCCAAGAAAGTCAATTTTTCCATTCCCTACTGGGTCATCAAGCAGGTCATGGTCGCCAAGAAAGATTCATCTCTTACCATCGATGACATTCTCAACGGCAAGAAGGCTGTTGGTGTTCAGCAGGGTACCTCGGAAGCCAAATGGATCAAGCAAGAGGCCGCCAAAAAAGGTTGGAACCTGAAACTGCATTACTACAGCTCCGCCCCGCTGGCCGTTGAAGACGTGCTCAATGGCAGGATCGACGCGGCCGCCATGGACGACGCCCCGGCAAAGGATGCCATGGGTAAGAAGGCCGTCAAGATCGTCGGCACCTTCGGCATGCACGACGAAGAGTTCGGCTATGCGGTCCGCAAGGAAGACACGGAGCTTCTGAAAAAAGTCAACGCCGCGCTTGAGAAGCTGATGGGCACCCCCGAATGGACTGCCTTGATTGAGAAGTATGAGTTGAATAAGTAATTTCTCGACTGAACGGGTTCCGCGACGCACCGTTTCGGGACCCTAATTATTGCCAATGCCAACCGCACTATCAGTCGTCATCGACGCCCTACCTTATCTACTGCAAGGCTCCCTTCTGACGGCAAGCATTGTGGTCGCTGCCATGCTGCTCGGTCTGGTCATCGGAACCTTCATGGCCGTCGGGCTGGTTTACGGCAACAAGGTCGTCCGCTATCTGCTGACGCTCTATCTGTGGATTTTCAGAGGGGTGCCGGTGGTCGTACTGCTCTTTTTGTTCTACTTCGGAATTTTTAATTTTTTCGGCTTACCGTTCAGCGCCTTCACTGCCGTGACCATCGTCCTGGGAATGACCACCGGCGCTTATCAGGCCAATATTTTCAGGGGCGCCATCCTCTCGCTGCCCCAGGGCCAATTCAAGGCGGCCAGCGGCCTGGGCATGACCGACAGCCAGGCCATACGCTGCATCATCCTGCCGCAAATTTTGCGCATTTCCATCCCGGCCTGGTCCAACGAGTTTTCGATCATCCTCAAGGATTCAGCCCTGGCCTTTGTGATCGGCGCGCCGGAAATCATGGCCCGGACCCAGTTCGTGGCTTCCCGCACCTACCAGCACCTGGCCATGTACATCACGGCCGGAGTCATTTACTTTTTTCTCACCTGGGCCGGCGTGATGGCGCTAAGAAAGCTTGAGCAGCATGTACGCATACCAGGCTATTCATATAACGGAAGCCGATGAACGATAAACATTCTATTTTGAAGTGCACGAACATCTCCAAATCGTATGACGATCAACTCATTTTAAGCAATGTCAGCGTAGAGCTGACCAAAGGCGAGATCAAAGTGCTCATCGGCCCTTCCGGAGGCGGGAAAAGCACGCTCTTGCAGTGCATCAATTGTTTGGTAATTCCGGATTCCGGAAAAATCGTTATCGAAGACCACCCCATCCATCTGACTCGCAAACCGGACCTATACCGTCTGCGACAACAGGTCGGCATGATTTTTCAGGATTTCAATTTATTCGATCATCTCACGGCGCTGGAAAACATCACCATCGCTCTGTGCAAGGTCAAGAAACTGGACAAACCGGCAGCCAGAAAACGGGCGCAGATCGAGCTGGAACAGGTGGGGCTGGCCGACAAGGCGACCCTCTACCCGGCCCAGTTATCCGGCGGACAAAAACAACGGGTGGCCATTGCCCGGGCACTGGCCATGGATCCCAAGATTCTGCTGCTTGACGAGCCGACCTCCGCCCTGGACCCCACGCTTATCGGAGAGGTGATCTCGGTCATCAAGGGGCTGGCGGACAAGGGGATGACCATGATCATGGCCACCCATCAAATCAGCCTGATCAACAACATCGCCGACGAAATTCTGTTCATGGAAAAGGGGCGCATCGTGGAACAGGGCGCGCCGTCCGTACTCCTTGGCAAGGGCAATGAAAGCAGGTCCCAGGGGTTTTGCGACAAACTGAATGATCTGGCCGCCGTGGAGGGGTAGCCATGGAACTGTCGCCTTTTTATCAGGAACTTTTCACCAGCCTCAACCGGGGCGTGATCATGTCGGTGGCGCTGATCGTGCCCTCGGCGGTGGGTGGTGTGTTGATCGGCATCCTCGCCGGCACCGTGCGCACCTTCGGCAGCAGAATCGGCAGGGCCATCGGCGATGGCTATGCCGCCGTTTTTCGCGGCACTCCGTTGGTCGTACAACTGTTCGTCATCTATTTCGGTCTGCCCAACCTGGGCATCTACTTCACGCCCTATGCCGCCGCGGTCACCGGCTTTACCCTATGCAGCGGCGCCTATCAGTCGGAATATATCCGCGGAGCACTGCTCTCCATTAAAAACGGCCAGTATTTCGGTGCCCAGGCTCTGGGGTTCACCACTTTTCAAACCATCTTCTGGATCATCGTCCCCCAGGCCATACGACGGGCCATTCACGGGTGCGGCAACGAGATCATCTATCTGATCAAATACTCATCCCTGGCGTTCATTGTCACCTGCATCGAGTTGACCGGCGAAGGCAAAACCATCGCCACCGAGTATTTTCGCTTTACAGAAGTATTCACCATCATCGGGATTTACTATCTCGTGCTGGTCTCCCTGGCTATGCTGATCCTGAAAAAAATTGAAGAATGGCTTTATATTCCCGGCTTCGGCCATCACTAAAAACACCCTTCAACCTGTAATCCAACTGCCATGGCAACTTACACTCCCATCACCGAAGAACTTAAAAACATCGTTCGATCCCAACCAGGTGCTCAACCCAGGGAAAATCTTTCCGTGAAACAACGAGAACGCCTCATGCAAGAACACCTTACACCACAGAACCTGCTTTCCTCCAGCCGCCGGGTGCGAGCCATCTCGCCTTCGGCCACCAAACAGATGGCGATCATCGCCGCACGCGTCGGAGGCTGCGTCTCTCTCGGCCAGGGTGTTCCTTCATTCATCACCCCACCGCACATCATCGAGGCGGTTACCCATGCCTTGAAAAACGATGTGGGTAGCGGGCAATACTCCCTGCAAACCGGGATGACGGCTCTGCGCCAGTGCATTGCTCGCCGTTTTCTTGAGGAGAAAAAAGTAAGCGTCGACCCCGAAAGCGAAATCTGCGTGACAGTTGGCGGCATGGAGGCGCTGTTGGCCACGGTCATGACCGTGGTGGATGAGGGCAACCAAGTTATTCTTCCCTCTCCCACCTACGCCTCCTACACCGAACAGGTTGTGCTCGCCGGCGGCACGCCCGTGTATGTTCCGCTGACCGACAAGTGGGAACTGGGTCTTAAGGCCATTACAGAAGCCATTACCCCGAGAACAAAGGCCCTGATGCTTTGCAACCCGGGCAATCCAACAGGAACGGTTTTTTCCGACGAGCAGGTCCTGGCAATCTGCGAACTGGCAGTCGCCCACGGTTTTGTGGTCATCATCGACGAAGCGTACGACTACATGGTCTATGGCGGTGGCATGCCGGTCAACCCCCTCTCGGTTGAACGGTTTCGCGACAACGTCATCTCCATCTCTTCGCTCTCTAAGAAATACGCCCTTACCGGATGGCGTGTGGGCTGGGTGATCGCTGCGGCCCGGTGGATGGAACAGATCATGAAGGTTCACGACGCAGCAACCATCTGCGCGCCTACCCCTTCCCAGATCGCGGCCCTGGCGGCCATGGAAGGCGATCAGCAATGCGTGCGGGATATGTGCATCGAGCTGACCAAACGAAGGGCGCTTTGCTGCAAGCGCCTTGACCGCCTGAGCGACTATTTCTCCTACGTGCCGCCCAGGGGGGCTTTCTATGTCATGTCCAAATACCGCTTTACCGATGACAATTCCAAGGAGGTGGCCATCCGTCTACTGGAGGAGGCCAAAGTGATCACCATCCCCGGCGGCGCTTTTGGATTAGGCGGCGAGGGGCACCTGCGCTTGTCGTTTGGTGGTGAGGAAAAGGTGATCGATGAAGCCTTTGACCGAATCGAACGGTGGCTGCGGTGAGGAAGGCTTATAAGTTAGGTTGAGTACTCGGTATCCGATATATTGGCGAGACGAAAAATGCACCCGGAATTAATTGGCAATCTCACAAAAAACGGCGGAATCATCTATTTCACAGGTCGTGAACCTGACTCCGAGCGCCGCGCACAGTTCGCTGAAATCTCCGGGCGTCATTCTTCCTGCGCGAAACCCATCCGTACAGACGATGGACCCGTTCTTGCTGGCCGCATAATCGATTGGGCCCACAAGGCCCTCGGCAGACTGGGCTTCGAACCAGGCCAGGCGGTGCGGCCAGAAACGGTCCGAGTAGGATGAGAACAACACGATGCCGCCCCTGCGAGCCACCCGCAGTGCTTCGAGAACAAGGGCCTGTCGGTCGACGTTGAAGGCACAGATGCCGTTCTGGATGCAGACCACGACATCGAAGGCCTTGTCCGGGAAGCCGAGCGCCAGTGCGTCCATGATCAGAAATTCGCACGATTCTTCGCTGTCGAGGCTGCGGGCATAGGCGATGTTCCCGGCGGCGCTGTCTATGCCGACGGTCCGTCTGGCGGCCTTGGCCAGCCGGGTCGTGACCCGGCCGTACCCACAGCCGAGTTCAAGCACGGCATCGGTGGGCCGAATACGATCCAGCACATGGCGGATTTCCGCTTTCAAGTACTGCTCGACGCGCGGGGATGCGATTCGATAGCACCGTTCCAGCCTCTTGCCGGATAGTTTTTCATCGTAATAAACCGAGCCGGCCATGGACCACCTCACTTTTTTTCATCACCATGAAGGCCCAAAATAGAATCGATCATCTCCGAAGACTGGGCCGCCTCTTCTGCGCTACCCTGCCAAACGGTATTGCCGGACTCCAAAACCAGCACGGCGTCGGCCGCTTCCAGGGCGCGCTGGGTACTTTGCTCCACGAGAAGAATGGTCATGCCTTCGCGGTTCAGTTCGCGAATGGCGGCGTAGCAAATATCGATGGCCTTGGGCATGAGTCCCAGGGAGAGTTCGTCCACCATGAGAAGTCGGGGATCGGCCATCAGCGCCCGGCCAATGGCCAGCATCTGCTGTTCGCCGCCGGAGAGGGAACCGGCCTTCTGGCGCAGTCGTTCTCCCAACCGGGGAAACATCTCGATCACCCGGGTCATGTTTTTTTCGCATTGCTCCTTGGACCGGGTATAGCCGCCCGTCACCAGGTTTTCCTTGACGCTCAAATCCTTGAATAGTCTGCGACCTTCCGGGCAAAGGGCGATACCCCGCTTGACGCGTTCCATGGGAGAAAGGTGAGTGATATTTTGATCGTCGTAGAGAACCCGGCCCGAGGTTACCGTGACATGCCCGGCCAAGGCCATGATCAAGGAGGATTTTCCCGCGCCGTTGGCCCCCAGCAAGGCGGTAACGGAACCTTTTTCCACCGACAGGTCCATCTGGTTGACCACCTGCATGTTGCCGTAAGCGCAGCACACCTGTTCCAGCGTTAATAACATCCTTTAGCCTCCAAGGTAGGCAGCCCGCACATCGGGCTGTTTCATGACCTCCATGGGCGCCCCCTGGGCAAGATTGCGACCGTTGTCCAGTACGTGCAGCCGGTCGCTGATGCGCAGCACCTCGCTCAGATTGTGTTCGATCATGACAATGGTAATGCCCTGGTTGGCGATCTCCCGGATGGTATCGGCCAACATGGCTGCCTCCCGGCTGTTGAGACCCGCCAAGGGTTCGTCCAAAAGCAATACCCGGGGAGACTGGGAAAGCGCCCTTGCCACTTCCATGCGCTTGATCACGCCCAGCGGCTGGCTCGAAACCTCCTGGCCGGCAAAAGACTCGATACCCACCCGTTCAAGGCAGGCCATGGCCAGGGTCCTTTCCGGTTTGCGGTCCAGGGTGACCAGAGCCTTCAGGGTCCTGCTCACCTTCTCATGGCCAGCGGCAAACATGACGTTCTCAAGAACGTTCATGTTTGAAAAAGGACGCACGATCTGATGGGTCAAGGCAAGGCCCAGCCGGGCCCGTTTGTGGGTGGGCAGTGCCGTGATGTCTGCGTCCCCCAGGGTCAGGCGGGCCGAAACCGGCGTCACCGTGCCGATGATCACCTTGAGAAGTGTGGTCTTGCCTGCCCCGTTGGGGCCGATCAGGCTGAGCAGTTCGCCTTTTTCGACTTCCAGCGTTACGTCGTCCAAGGCCAGCAGGCCGCCGAATTTAACGGTTACCGAGGAGACGGAGAGTATGCTTGTCATGCGCTTTTCGCCTCCTTCCCACCGAAAATCATCCTGAAAACACCGGCAAGGCCCTCAGGAGCAAAGCGCATCACCGAGAACAACAGCACTCCGTAAAGCAGTAGTTTATAGTCGTTGATAAATCGGAAAAACTCGGGCATGAGCACCAGGATCACGGCCGAAACAACGCAGCCGGCAATGGAGCCGATGCCCCCCACCGCTACTATGGAGAGAATGGTCACCGACTGAATGAACCCGAAGGTGTCCGGAATGATGAAGCGGGTGTAGTAGGTGTAAAGCCCGCCGGCAATGCCGGCCATGGCCGTTCCCATGGCAAAAGCGGCAATCTTGTAGGATTTTACATCCAGGCCGAGAACTTTGGCGGTTTCCTCGTCATTGGCCACGGCCTCGAAGGCAAAGCCCATCCAGGAGCGCTTCACATGCCAGGCAAAAAGGACACAGAAGATGGCCGAGCCCCAGATCAGGCCCAGGAAACCCCATTGGCCAAGGCCGTGGGAAGGAATACCGGAAATACCCATCTCGCCGCCCAACACCTCCTGCTGGCGGACAATACCCACAAATAAAAAGGCAACGCCCATGGTGACGATGGCAAGAAAATCCTCACGGACCCGCAGACTGGTGAGCCCGATCACCGCCCCCACGATACCGGCCAGGATGCATCCGGCGCCAAGGGTGGCAAACAATGGGAACCCGGCCTTGGCGAGCAAGGCGGCGCAGTAGGCCCCGATGCCGAAAAAGGCGGCATGTCCCAAGGAGATCTGGCCGCAGTAACCCGTGATCAGGTTCAGTCCCACGGCCAGGATAATATAGATGCCAACGTTCATCGCCAGGCTGATTTCATAAAGCCCCATCGTTTCACCTCGATGTAAAAAGCCCGGTGGGCCGGATCATGAGAACTATGATCAGGAATGCGAAGGCAATGGCATCCCGGTCGAGAAGACTGCCAAGGTAGATGGTCCCGAAAGCCTCCACCACGCCGAGGACAAGGGAGGCGATGAGGGTACCGCCCACATTGCCGAGCCCTCCTAGAACAATAATGGCAAGGGATTTGTACGAAGGCACCGCCCCCATGGTGGGTTCCACCAGGTTGCTTAAGAGCGCCACCAAAACCCCGGCCACGGCAGCCAACGCCGATCCCATGCCGAACACCAGATAGCGCACCCGGATGGGATCGATACCGAAACAGGCGGCCATCTTGGGATCGTCCACCGTGGCCCGCCATCCCGTGCCCACCTTCGTGCCCTGGGCCACCCAGGCAAGGATGCCCAGCAGCACAAGATTGATGACCACCGTGGCGATCTGGCAGGTCCTTAAATAGATGCCGGCCACCTGGACCACATCCTGAAGCGGCGGGGTGACGAAACTCATACCGAAAGGACCGAAAACCAGGCGAAAAAGCTCCTCCATACCCATGTACAACCCGATGGATGCAATCAGCGCCACGTAGGGCGGGCGGTCCAAAATAGGTTCGTACACCAGGCGGTAGATCAAAATTCCGGCCAGCGCCGCGCCCGTGGCCGCCACGGTTACGCCAATGCCGAGGCTGCCGGTGTGGTTGGTCACCAGCACCCCGAGATAGGCCCCGAGGGTGAACAAACCGGCATGCGCCACATGCAGAACCCGCAGCAGCCCGTAGACCAGGGTCAGACCCACGGCAATGATGGCGTAGGTCGAACCCTGGATCAGTCCCTGGACGACAAGTTCAAGGAACAGCACGTCACAGCTCCTTCTGGGTTGAACAATTAACTGTTAGCTTTCGCCAGCCAATCGTTTTCTTGTTCCTATTTTTCCGGCGGGGCAAGCAGCACGGGATCGTCAATCACGGAATGGCGATGCCAGTTGCCCTCTTTAACCACCTGGTTCTGGACCGCCTTCATCACCTCGCCCAGGGCGTTGAAATGAATGGTCCCGGTGGAGGCCTTCATATGAATGGCGGCCAGGGCATCCCGGATCTTGGCGGGATCGGCGCTGCCGGCGCTTTGAATGGCCAGGGCAGCAGCCCGGACGGCGGTGTGCGCGGAGGCCGCCACCATGTCGGCGGGATAGCCGGCCAGGTCTTCAAAGGCCTTGATGAAGTCGCGAGTTTCGGGAACGTCCGAATCGCGGTCCAGAGAAGTCGTGATAATAACGCCCTCTGCAGCCTTGCCGGCGATCTCGATGAATTTCTGGGAGTCGTATCCCTCCTGCCCGATAACCGGAACGGTCACGCCCGCCGCACGAAGCTGGGTGACCAGGGGACCGGCGGTGAAAAAGTAACCGGAAGCATAGATGGCATCCGGGGCGTCCGCCTTGACCTTGGCCACAATGGCGCCGAACTGGCGGTCCTTGATGGCATATTCGTATTCATTGACAATGGTGATACCGAAATCGGCGGCTTTTTCCTTGAACCCGGCGGCCAGGGATTTACCGAAATCGTTTTTCAGGGTGATCATCACCACCTTTTTCCTGCCGAGAAGTTCTCCGACCAGTTTGGCGCCGGCCCGGCCCTGAACTTCTCCGAGAAAAGAGGTCCGGAAGACATAATCCCCAGCCCTGGTGATGTCGGGATGAATGCCGTAGGCAGAGATAAAGGGAATTTTCGCTTCCTGGAAAATACCGGCGGCAGACCGCGTGGGGGCCGAGTAACTGCCCGACACGCAAACGGTAACCTTGTCCTGGCCGATGAGCTTGTTGGCGATGGGGATGACCTGGGCCGCATTGGCCTGGTCATCGTAGACCACCAATTCCAGTTTTTTGCCAAGCACACCGCCGGTGTCGTTGATCTGCTTGACGGCCAGTTCGGCCCCGAATTTGGCGGATTCGCCGTCCGAGGCGGCAAAACCGGTCAACGGTGCGTTAAACCCGATTTTGATGGAATCCGACGCCCAACCTGTGTTCCAGCACATGGCGACGGCGACAGTGACCAAAATCAACAATGCTCTTTTCATGACTTCCTCCTTTGTTTTCCATAACTGGTTTTCTTTATTTATCTATACAAGTATGGATCTCAAGCCAAGATTTAAGAACCTTCTCGATCAGGGCGTCATCGGCCAGATGGGGAACCGTAATCTGATCGCCGTTGGGGTTCTCCCGGTTGTAGGCCATGGCCACTTCGCGGGCGTTGGGGTTGCCGGCCCAGTTGCGGCGGGCAACGCCGCCCATGACATCCCAGAGCATGGCAGAGCGGATGATGTCGTCCACCAGCGCGCTGCCGTCAAGCACCAGGCCAAACCCGCCGTTGATGGCCTTTCCGATGCCGGTGCCGCCGCCGTTGTGCAGGGCCACCATGCTCATGCCCCTTGCGGCGTTGCCGGCAAAGCAATGGGTGGCCATGTCGGCGCAGACGTTGGAACCGTCATAGATGTTGGCGGTTTCCCGGAAAGGAGAATCCGTGCCACCGGGGTCATGGTGATCCCGGCCGAGCATGATCGGAGCCGACACCTCGCCATTGCGCACCATTTCATTGAACCTGAGCGCAATATCCACCCGGCCCTTGGCATCCTGATAGAGAATTCTCGCCTGGGAGCCCACCACCATTTTGTTCTTCTTGGCATCCCGGATCCAGACGTAGTTGTCCCGATCATAGGGCCGTCTGTCCGGATCGATGCAGGCCATGGCCGCCGCATCGGTCTTGTCCAGGTCATCGGGTTTCTGGCTGAGACAAACCCATCTGAAGGGACCGTAGCCGTAATCGAAAATGGGGCCCATGATGTCTTCGAAATAGGAGGGGAAGATAAATCCGTCCTTGGCGTCGTGGCCGTTCTTGGCGATTTCCGTAACCCCGGCGTCAAACACGGCCTTGAGGAAGGCATTGCCGTAATCGAAGAAATAGGTACCTTTGGCGGTGATGGTTTTGATCAGCTGATAATGTTTCTTGAGACTTTGGTTAACTAAGGATTTGAACTTTTTCCTGTCCTCGGACAAAAGCCGGGTCCGCTCCTCGAAGCTGACGCCCACCGGACAGTATCCACCGTCATAGACCACGTGGCAGGAGGTCTGATCGGACATGAGATCCACCTTGATGTCCTTGTCGATGAGATATTCAATGAGATCCACCACGTTGCCGTGATAGGCAATGGAGGTGTTTTCTCCCGCCTTTGCCGCAGCCACGGCCTTTTGGCAAACCTTTTCAAGATCATCCGAGGCCACATCCACCCACCCCTGGGAGAGCCGGGTCTCGATCCTGGAATAATCCACCTCGGCAATGACGGAGACGGCGCCGGCGATCTTGGCTGCCCTGGGCTGCGCCCCGCTCATGCCGCCCAGACCCGAGGAAACAAAAAGAAGACCTTTGAGGTCGCTGTCCGCCGGCACCCCGCACATCTTCCGTCCCGCGTTGAGCAAGGTGTTGTAAGTGCCGTGGACA
This window harbors:
- a CDS encoding ABC transporter substrate-binding protein encodes the protein MKRALLILVTVAVAMCWNTGWASDSIKIGFNAPLTGFAASDGESAKFGAELAVKQINDTGGVLGKKLELVVYDDQANAAQVIPIANKLIGQDKVTVCVSGSYSAPTRSAAGIFQEAKIPFISAYGIHPDITRAGDYVFRTSFLGEVQGRAGAKLVGELLGRKKVVMITLKNDFGKSLAAGFKEKAADFGITIVNEYEYAIKDRQFGAIVAKVKADAPDAIYASGYFFTAGPLVTQLRAAGVTVPVIGQEGYDSQKFIEIAGKAAEGVIITTSLDRDSDVPETRDFIKAFEDLAGYPADMVAASAHTAVRAAALAIQSAGSADPAKIRDALAAIHMKASTGTIHFNALGEVMKAVQNQVVKEGNWHRHSVIDDPVLLAPPEK
- a CDS encoding urocanate hydratase, whose amino-acid sequence is MNSNQQESMSICLPDELPPKKVFKPGIRRAPSRGYCLTSSQTAVALKNALRYIPASLHETLAPEFLEELKTRGRIYGYRFRPEGAIKAKPIDEYKGKCLAGKAIQAMIDNNLDFDVALYPYELVTYGETGAVCQNWMQYLLIKKYLENLTESQTLVMQSGHPLGLFKSFPDNPRVIITNGLLVGLYDNPEDWEVAVQMGVSSYGQMTAGGWMYIGPQGIVHGTYNTLLNAGRKMCGVPADSDLKGLLFVSSGLGGMSGAQPRAAKIAGAVSVIAEVDYSRIETRLSQGWVDVASDDLEKVCQKAVAAAKAGENTSIAYHGNVVDLIEYLIDKDIKVDLMSDQTSCHVVYDGGYCPVGVSFEERTRLLSEDRKKFKSLVNQSLKKHYQLIKTITAKGTYFFDYGNAFLKAVFDAGVTEIAKNGHDAKDGFIFPSYFEDIMGPIFDYGYGPFRWVCLSQKPDDLDKTDAAAMACIDPDRRPYDRDNYVWIRDAKKNKMVVGSQARILYQDAKGRVDIALRFNEMVRNGEVSAPIMLGRDHHDPGGTDSPFRETANIYDGSNVCADMATHCFAGNAARGMSMVALHNGGGTGIGKAINGGFGLVLDGSALVDDIIRSAMLWDVMGGVARRNWAGNPNAREVAMAYNRENPNGDQITVPHLADDALIEKVLKSWLEIHTCIDK